In Rhinolophus sinicus isolate RSC01 linkage group LG01, ASM3656204v1, whole genome shotgun sequence, the genomic stretch GATTATCTTGATAAAATTttggtaaatataaaacaaatgtgaaaacattttagaTGCTTTCATACCTCAAAAAATACATCTAAACAGTTCATTGACTTTTTTGAGGCTTTtattaatgtgtatttttctggtTCTCGTTTATCTTTCCCCAGTAAAACCATAACTAATAATTTAAGAACATGACTTACTATGTTTTTATTGGTGGAAAAAATTGTCAATCATTTCTATTATTGAGCCTTATAATAGAAATTTTTGCAACTGTGGACTTCAGGACAATTATGAAGAAAGCATTATAATGCAAAGGCCAAGtttctgtaaatgtaaattgCTAATTCAGTAGTATTTTTTTACATTGTATGCAGTAACCTGCCTCTGGACTAAGATTAAAATTGaacttttaagtctttaaaaaggTTTGCTATTCATAAGACttaaatattactaaatatataattaaattgaaGCAGAAATTATTAaaccatattttattaataccaaTATTCTTTAGCATTTTCCCTCTGATGTATAAACTATCAATGACTCTGTGTTTTACTGAGATCTGTATGTATTTAATGCAActtatgaaaaacaaagttttctcaagtcttcctttttttctttttgcccctATAGGAGTACCAAAATCTGATCTCTTGCACACTGGATCGTTAAGGGGTCATAAAGACTGCTTTGAAAAGTACCATTTGATTGCAAACCAGGATTGTCCTAGATCTAAGCtttcaaaaaatacttattaTGAAGAAGTTAAAACCATTTTAAGTAAGAAGATAAACTGGATTGTACAATATGCACAAAATAAGGATGTGGATTCAGATTCTGAATGTTCTAAAAATCCCCAGCATCACCTGTTTAATTTCAAGCATAATTCAGATAAAAAGTTACTCCCACCGTTTGATTCCCAAGTACCAAAGTATTCTGCAAAGTGGATAGGTGGAGGTACAGGTGGCGTCTCACACTGCACACAAAGAATATTGGAGCAGAGGGAAAGCACAGACTTTGGGCTTGCAATGTTACAAGACTCAGGTGCCAC encodes the following:
- the LG01H21orf91 gene encoding protein EURL homolog isoform X3; its protein translation is MGEVVTDSSIYSSEEGAYEEPRTRERDTMNEEEQFVNIDLNDDNICSVCKLGTDKETLQFCHVCFELNIEGVPKSDLLHTGSLRGHKDCFEKYHLIANQDCPRSKLSKNTYYEEVKTILSKKINWIVQYAQNKDVDSDSECSKNPQHHLFNFKHNSDKKLLPPFDSQVPKYSAKWIGGGTGGVSHCTQRILEQRESTDFGLAMLQDSGATVCHSSVLWSHSHNQAQKKEETISNPEANVQTQHPHYSREE